From Ananas comosus cultivar F153 linkage group 8, ASM154086v1, whole genome shotgun sequence, one genomic window encodes:
- the LOC109714412 gene encoding uncharacterized protein LOC109714412, which translates to MMGDGVKSMLAKPIHLAEQVRKLAGDAQSSRPECAELQVRAERLAALLRQAARAELYGRLAARIIDETSDVLAKALALVAKCRRGHNLVRRLFTILPANALPRMSAQLDNCIADVSWLLRISSPQADDDGLHGLPNIARDEPMLCLIWEHIARLHTGSSDARADSAAQLASLARDSDHFAKLIIEEDGVGPLVRFLKEGSEEGQESAARALGYLGRDPESVEHLVHAGACSAFAQVLKDAPVRVRAAAAWAVAELAAHHPECQDVFFQHNVVRLLVVHLANETVQEHSRYSVVGPSKAMSLHSVVLAHTKSIRAANQHQISQPSQHQNQHQNHNQIHSVVQSAIAAKSTNGVGAAAALKSYNNLGPGPSKGRREAEDPETKAYLKAMAANALWRLAQGNISICQSITESRALLCFAVLLEKGIGRVRYYSAMALMEIARVAEHNVMLRQSAFKPSSPTAKAVVDQLLRIVWTGVYDELLQPSITALGCLSRTFQASETRIIGPLVALLDESEAAVSKEAVIALTKFACSENHLHVNHCKAVIDAGGARHLVQLVYLGEQVQIEALILLCYIALHVPDSEELAQAGVLAVLLWASKQAHMVQDSRVESLLPEAKARMELFQSRESR; encoded by the coding sequence ATGATGGGGGACGGCGTGAAGTCGATGCTGGCGAAGCCGATCCACCTGGCCGAGCAGGTGCGGAAGCTGGCGGGCGACGCGCAGTCCTCCCGGCCGGAGTGCGCGGAGCTGCAGGTGAGGGCCGAGAGGCTGGCGGCGCTCCTCCGCCAGGCCGCGCGGGCAGAGCTGTACGGCCGCCTCGCCGCGCGCATCATCGACGAGACGTCGGACGTCCTCGCGAaggccctcgccctcgtcgcgAAGTGCCGCCGCGGCCACAACCTCGTCCGCCGCCTCTTCACCATCCTCCCCGCCAACGCCCTGCCCCGCATGTCCGCCCAGCTCGACAACTGCATCGCCGACGTCTCCTGGCTCCTCCGCATCTCCTCGCCTCAGGCCGACGACGACGGCCTCCACGGCCTCCCCAACATCGCCCGTGACGAGCCCATGCTGTGCCTCATATGGGAGCACATCGCGCGCCTCCACACGGGCTCGTCCGACGCCCGCGCCGACTCCGCCGCGCAGCTCGCGTCGCTCGCCCGCGACAGCGACCACTTCGCGAAGCTAATCATCGAGGAGGACGGCGTGGGGCCCCTCGTCCGCTTCCTCAAGGAGGGCTCCGAAGAGGGCCAGGAGAGCGCCGCCCGCGCGCTCGGCTACCTCGGCCGCGACCCGGAGAGCGTGGAGCACCTCGTCCACGCCGGCGCGTGCTCCGCGTTCGCGCAGGTCCTCAAGGACGCGCCCGTTCGGGTCCGGGCCGCGGCCGCGTGGGCGGTGGCCGAGCTCGCGGCGCACCACCCGGAGTGCCAGGACGTCTTCTTCCAGCACAACGTCGTCCGCCTCCTCGTCGTCCACCTCGCCAACGAGACCGTGCAGGAGCACAGCAGATACTCCGTCGTCGGCCCCTCCAAGGCCATGTCCCTCCACTCCGTCGTCCTCGCGCACACCAAGAGCATCCGCGCAGCCAATCAGCACCAAATCTCGCAGCCAAGCCAACATCAAAACCAGCACCAAAACCATAACCAAATCCATTCAGTCGTGCAGTCCGCTATAGCCGCGAAATCCACCAACGGCGTCGGCGCGGCGGCGGCATTGAAGAGCTACAACAACCTGGGGCCGGGCCCAAGCAAGGGGCGGAGAGAGGCGGAGGACCCCGAGACCAAAGCATACCTGAAGGCCATGGCGGCCAACGCCCTGTGGCGGCTCGCCCAGGGTAACATAAGCATCTGCCAGAGCATCACTGAATCCCGCGCCCTCCTCTGCTTCGCCGTGCTACTCGAAAAAGGCATCGGCCGTGTCCGCTACTACTCCGCGATGGCACTCATGGAGATAGCCCGCGTCGCTGAGCACAACGTCATGCTGCGGCAGTCAGCATTCAAGCCCAGCTCCCCAACAGCCAAGGCTGTAGTGGACCAGCTCCTCCGGATCGTCTGGACTGGTGTTTACGACGAACTACTCCAGCCATCAATCACCGCGCTTGGCTGCTTGTCCCGGACGTTCCAGGCGAGTGAGACGCGGATCATCGGGCCATTGGTCGCGCTGCTGGATGAAAGCGAGGCTGCTGTATCGAAGGAGGCCGTGATCGCTCTGACAAAGTTTGCGTGCTCTGAAAATCATCTTCATGTCAATCATTGCAAGGCCGTCATTGACGCTGGAGGGGCCCGACACCTTGTCCAGCTGGTCTACCTTGGCGAGCAGGTCCAGATCGAGGCGCTGATCCTCCTCTGCTACATTGCCCTCCACGTGCCTGACAGTGAGGAACTTGCGCAGGCCGGCGTCCTGGCTGTGCTCCTCTGGGCCTCAAAGCAGGCGCATATGGTGCAGGATTCGCGGGTGGAATCACTGCTCCCAGAAGCAAAGGCTCGAATGGAGCTCTTTCAGTCCAGAGAATCCAGATGA